The Lycium ferocissimum isolate CSIRO_LF1 chromosome 1, AGI_CSIRO_Lferr_CH_V1, whole genome shotgun sequence genome includes a region encoding these proteins:
- the LOC132046492 gene encoding anthocyanidin 3-O-glucosyltransferase 2-like has protein sequence MKSELVFVPLAGWGHLVPAIEFAKLVLNRDENISISVLIMKLPLEFGVQNFIQSLTSQPRLKFIDVSLDEKTSSGFLSNLETFLYDFIDGHKSNVREYVQNISCSGFILDMFCTSMIDIANELNVPSYIFFSSNAAFLGLCLHFENLRKEQNLDTSKYINSNEELSILGFKNPCPTKVLPKHLLDSRLASSTLFLDGIRRFKETKAIIINTFFELESFCLQALLDSKIVPKIYPVGPIISFNENGNGRNSISEAKIIINWLDEQPDSSVVFLCFGSMGSFEAEQIKEIATALEHCGHRFLWSLRRSPPKGKFDMPSDYKNYEEVLPEGFLERTKEIGKIIGWAPQVAILSHPSIGGFVSHCGWNSILESVHFGVPIATWPLYAEQQMNAFLLVKELGLGEEIKMDYVISFQGKNNQVDIVSADEIECGLLRLMRKSEENEVRKKIKGMKEKSRVAMEEGGSSHNSLGCLIKDVLTHLPQEELCKD, from the exons ATGAAATCCGAGCTAGTTTTCGTTCCCTTAGCTGGATGGGGTCACCTCGTGCCAGCCATCGAATTTGCAAAACTCGTCCTAAATAGAGATGAAAACATCTCCATATCCGTCCTCATAATGAAACTTCCCTTAGAATTTGGCGTTCAAAACTTCATTCAATCTCTCACTTCTCAACCTCGTTTGAAATTCATCGATGTCTCCCTAGACGAAAAAACATCTTCTGGATTCTTGAGTAACCTTGAGACGTTCCTCTATGATTTCATCGATGGACACAAATCAAACGTACGAGAatatgttcaaaacatttcttgttccgGTTTCATTCTTGACATGTTTTGTACCTCGATGATTGACATAGCCAACGAGTTAAATGTCCCGAGTTATATATTCTTTTCCTCGAATGCTGCTTTCCTTGGCTTATGTCTTCATTTCGAAAACCTgagaaaagaacaaaatttaGACACGTCTAAGTATATAAACTCTAATGAAGAATTATCAATcttgggttttaaaaatccatGTCCTACTAAAGTTTTGCCTAAGCATTTATTAGATTCAAGACTCGCCTCGTCAACATTGTTCCTTGATGGAATTCGTCGATTTAAAGAGACTAAAGCCATTATTATTAACACTTTTTTCGAGCTGGAATCGTTTTGTCTTCAGGCTCTATTGGATTCTAAgattgttccaaaaatttatccAGTTGGTCCAATAATAAGTTTTAATGAAAATGGTAACGGTCGAAATAGTATATCAGAAGCTAAAATCATTATAAATTGGTTGGATGAACAGCCGGATTCATCTGTAGTGTTTTTGTGCTTTGGTAGTATGGGAAGCTTTGAAGCAGAACAGATCAAAGAAATAGCAACTGCACTGGAGCATTGTGGTCACAG GTTCTTGTGGTCTTTAAGAAGATCTCCACCAAAGGGGAAGTTTGATATGCCAAGTGATTACAAAAACTATGAAGAAGTGTTACCAGAAGGATTCTTGGAGAGGACaaaagaaataggaaaaatTATAGGATGGGCACCACAAGTAGCAATTTTATCTCATCCATCAATAGGAGGATTTGTGTCCCATTGTGGGTGGAATTCAATACTAGAAAGTGTACATTTTGGGGTGCCAATTGCAACTTGGCCACTCTATGCAGAACAACAAATGAATGCATTCTTGTTGGTGAAAGAATTAGGACTTGGTGAGGAGATAAAAATGGACTATGTTATTAGTTTTCAGGGGAAAAATAATCAAGTTGATATAGTGAGTGCTGACGAAATTGAATGTGGTTTATTAAGGTTGATGAGAAAAAGTGAAGAGAATgaagtaaggaaaa